In Streptomyces dangxiongensis, one DNA window encodes the following:
- a CDS encoding DUF3152 domain-containing protein encodes MVLPRQRQAGPDGPGRGPGPRPEYLRAFEGPADASEDAEGDGVSGVRAGRTRRTGPQRPAGEPRADASAADGVVLPAQRGGSRGRALTGIAAAAVTTVLAVVVAGQVTKGRDDDAKSPSAGRTAEANASGAPAPSTAPGGVALSYDQKMNRTYPLGATLKGPGKFDAVPGSAEAPGAGRKYRYRVDVERGLGLDGELFAEAVQKTLNDDRSWAHDGARTFERVSSGEPDFVITLASPGTTATWCAKSGLDTTEDNVSCDSAATERVMINAYRWAQGSRTYGSAIHAYRQMLINHEVGHRLGHGHVTCQKDNELAPVMQQQTKFLDHDGIHCRPNPWPYPRS; translated from the coding sequence GTGGTGCTGCCGCGGCAGCGGCAGGCGGGGCCGGACGGGCCGGGACGCGGTCCCGGGCCCCGGCCGGAGTACCTCCGAGCCTTCGAGGGACCCGCCGACGCCTCCGAGGACGCCGAGGGCGACGGCGTCTCCGGCGTGCGCGCCGGGCGGACCCGTCGCACGGGGCCGCAGCGGCCGGCCGGCGAGCCGCGGGCGGACGCCTCGGCGGCCGACGGCGTCGTGCTGCCCGCCCAGCGCGGCGGGAGCAGGGGACGGGCCCTCACCGGCATCGCGGCGGCTGCCGTCACCACCGTGCTCGCCGTCGTCGTCGCCGGGCAGGTGACGAAGGGACGGGACGACGACGCGAAGTCCCCGTCCGCCGGGCGGACCGCCGAGGCGAACGCCTCCGGCGCACCGGCGCCGTCCACCGCGCCGGGCGGGGTGGCGCTGTCCTACGACCAGAAGATGAACCGGACGTACCCGCTCGGCGCCACGCTGAAGGGCCCCGGGAAGTTCGACGCCGTGCCCGGTTCCGCCGAGGCGCCCGGTGCCGGCCGGAAGTACCGCTACCGCGTGGACGTGGAGCGGGGACTGGGGCTGGACGGTGAGCTGTTCGCCGAGGCCGTGCAGAAGACGCTGAACGACGACCGGAGCTGGGCCCACGACGGCGCCCGCACCTTCGAGCGCGTGTCCTCCGGCGAGCCCGACTTCGTGATCACGCTGGCCAGCCCCGGCACCACCGCCACATGGTGTGCCAAGTCCGGCCTGGACACCACGGAGGACAACGTCTCCTGCGACTCGGCCGCCACCGAACGAGTGATGATCAACGCGTACCGGTGGGCCCAGGGAAGCCGGACGTACGGCAGCGCCATCCACGCGTACCGGCAGATGCTGATCAACCACGAGGTCGGCCACCGGCTCGGGCACGGGCACGTGACCTGCCAGAAGGACAACGAGTTGGCGCCGGTCATGCAGCAGCAGACCAAGT
- a CDS encoding alpha/beta fold hydrolase: MSSTESPSVPAASVLPRVAPVRLGEGERLRSVCLPGVTLTVRSRPATREGLAPALYVHGLGGSSQNWSLLMAELDGVVDGEAVDLPGFGDSPPPDDGDYSVTGHARAVIRHLDAAGRGPVHLFGNSLGGAVATRVAAVRPDLVRTLTLVSPALPELRVQRSAVPTGLLGVPGVAALFTRLTQEWTAEQRVRGVMALCYGDPGRVSPEAFQQAVEELERRQRLPYFWDAMARSARGIVNAYTLGGQHGLWRQAERVLAPTLLVYGARDQLVGFRMARKAARAFRDSRLLTLPDAGHVAMMEYPDIVAGAFRDLLAHTGTDTGASAEAAAPRGDAGDTGNTGGGSAAVVDARS, translated from the coding sequence ATGTCTTCGACCGAGTCGCCGTCCGTGCCGGCCGCCAGTGTGCTTCCCAGGGTGGCGCCCGTCCGGCTCGGCGAGGGCGAGCGACTGCGGTCCGTGTGTCTGCCCGGCGTCACCCTGACGGTCCGTTCCCGGCCCGCCACGCGCGAGGGGCTGGCGCCCGCGCTGTACGTCCACGGGCTCGGCGGCTCCTCGCAGAACTGGTCGCTCCTCATGGCCGAGCTGGACGGTGTCGTCGACGGCGAGGCGGTGGACCTGCCGGGCTTCGGCGACTCCCCGCCCCCGGACGACGGTGACTACTCCGTCACCGGGCACGCGCGCGCGGTGATCCGCCATCTCGACGCGGCCGGCCGCGGTCCGGTCCACCTCTTCGGCAACTCGCTCGGCGGCGCGGTCGCCACGCGCGTGGCCGCCGTACGGCCCGACCTGGTCCGCACACTCACCCTCGTCTCGCCCGCCCTGCCCGAGTTGCGCGTGCAGCGCTCGGCGGTGCCGACGGGACTCCTCGGCGTGCCCGGCGTCGCCGCCCTCTTCACCCGGCTCACCCAGGAGTGGACGGCCGAGCAGCGGGTGCGCGGGGTCATGGCGCTCTGCTACGGCGACCCCGGGCGGGTCTCGCCCGAGGCGTTCCAGCAGGCCGTCGAGGAACTGGAGCGGCGGCAGCGGCTGCCGTACTTCTGGGACGCGATGGCCCGCTCCGCGCGCGGGATCGTCAACGCCTACACGCTCGGCGGACAGCACGGGCTGTGGCGCCAGGCCGAGCGGGTGCTCGCCCCCACCCTGCTGGTCTACGGCGCACGGGACCAACTGGTCGGCTTCCGCATGGCCCGCAAGGCCGCCCGCGCCTTCCGCGACTCCCGCCTGCTGACCCTGCCCGACGCCGGCCATGTCGCGATGATGGAGTACCCGGACATCGTCGCCGGAGCGTTCCGGGACCTCCTGGCCCACACGGGCACGGACACGGGCGCGTCCGCCGAGGCCGCGGCCCCGCGCGGCGACGCGGGCGACACCGGCAACACCGGCGGCGGCAGTGCCGCCGTTGTGGACGCGAGGAGCTGA
- a CDS encoding TetR/AcrR family transcriptional regulator: MTAIEQTEAVRPRGTRLPRRARRNQLLGAAQEVFVAQGYHAAAMDDIAERAGVSKPVLYQHFPGKLDLYLALLDQHCESLIQSVRSALASTSDNKQRVRATMDAYFAYVEDDGGAFRLVFESDLTNEPAVRERVDKVTTECAEAICEVIAEDTGLSRAESMLLASGLGGLAQVVARSWLHSDRSVPRDQAVQLLTSLAWRGIAGFPLHGIDHH, encoded by the coding sequence GTGACAGCCATCGAGCAAACTGAGGCGGTACGCCCGCGTGGCACCCGTCTGCCGCGCCGCGCCCGGCGGAACCAGTTGCTGGGCGCCGCCCAGGAGGTTTTCGTCGCGCAGGGCTACCACGCTGCGGCGATGGACGACATCGCCGAGCGGGCCGGCGTGAGCAAGCCGGTGCTCTACCAGCACTTTCCCGGCAAGCTGGATCTGTACCTCGCCCTGCTGGACCAGCACTGCGAGTCGCTGATCCAGTCCGTGCGCAGCGCACTGGCGTCGACGAGCGACAACAAGCAGCGCGTACGGGCGACGATGGACGCCTACTTCGCGTACGTGGAGGACGACGGCGGCGCGTTCCGGCTGGTCTTCGAGTCGGACCTGACGAACGAGCCCGCGGTGCGCGAGCGCGTCGACAAGGTCACCACCGAGTGCGCCGAGGCCATCTGCGAGGTCATCGCCGAGGACACGGGCCTCTCGCGCGCCGAGTCGATGCTGCTCGCCTCCGGCCTCGGCGGGCTCGCTCAGGTGGTGGCCCGGTCCTGGCTGCACAGCGACCGCAGCGTCCCGCGCGACCAGGCGGTGCAGTTGCTGACCTCGCTGGCCTGGCGGGGCATCGCCGGTTTCCCGCTGCACGGCATCGATCATCACTGA
- a CDS encoding DUF3107 domain-containing protein: MEVKIGVQHAPREIVLESGQSVEEVERLVSEALSGKTQLLSLQDEKGRKVLVPTDRLAYVEIGEPTVRKVGFGTL; this comes from the coding sequence GTGGAGGTCAAGATCGGCGTGCAGCACGCGCCCCGCGAGATCGTTCTGGAGAGCGGTCAGAGCGTCGAGGAGGTCGAGCGCCTTGTGAGTGAGGCGCTGTCCGGGAAGACGCAGTTGCTGAGCCTCCAGGACGAGAAGGGCCGCAAGGTCCTGGTGCCGACGGACCGTCTGGCGTACGTGGAGATCGGCGAGCCCACCGTGCGCAAGGTGGGGTTCGGCACGCTGTAG
- a CDS encoding ferritin-like fold-containing protein, with translation MTSSDKPENASAAPAGPTGVAAQDWAQASADPQYRAAVVDLLGALAYGELAAFERLAEDAKLAPTLGDKAELAKMASAEFHHFERLRDRLTEVGEEPTAAMDPFVAALDGFHRQTAPSDWLEGLVKAYVGDSIASDFYREVAARLDSDTRELVLAVLDDTGHAEFAVEKVRAAIDADPRVGGRLALWARRLMGEALSQSQRVVADRDALSTMLVGGVADGFDLAEVGRMFSRITEAHTKRMAALGLAA, from the coding sequence ATGACTAGCTCTGACAAGCCTGAGAACGCGTCCGCCGCACCCGCCGGACCCACCGGTGTCGCCGCCCAGGACTGGGCGCAGGCGTCCGCCGACCCGCAGTACCGCGCCGCGGTCGTGGACCTGCTCGGCGCCCTCGCGTACGGGGAGCTGGCGGCGTTCGAACGCCTCGCTGAGGACGCCAAGCTGGCGCCGACCCTCGGGGACAAGGCGGAGTTGGCGAAGATGGCCTCGGCCGAGTTCCACCACTTCGAGCGGCTGCGCGACCGGCTGACCGAGGTCGGCGAGGAGCCGACGGCCGCGATGGACCCGTTCGTCGCCGCACTGGACGGCTTCCACCGGCAGACCGCGCCGTCGGACTGGCTGGAAGGCCTGGTCAAGGCCTATGTCGGCGACTCGATCGCGAGTGACTTCTATCGGGAGGTCGCGGCCCGGCTCGACTCCGACACGCGTGAGCTGGTGCTCGCCGTCCTCGACGACACCGGGCACGCCGAGTTCGCGGTGGAGAAGGTGCGCGCCGCCATCGACGCCGACCCGCGCGTCGGGGGGCGGCTGGCGCTGTGGGCGCGGCGGCTGATGGGGGAGGCGCTGTCGCAGTCCCAGCGGGTCGTCGCCGACCGGGACGCGCTGTCCACGATGCTCGTGGGCGGGGTGGCCGACGGGTTCGATCTCGCCGAGGTCGGGCGGATGTTCTCGCGGATCACGGAGGCGCACACGAAGCGGATGGCCGCCTTGGGCCTGGCCGCGTAG
- a CDS encoding DEAD/DEAH box helicase, whose amino-acid sequence MTLPVALTGTDVIGQAKTGTGKTLGFGLPLLERVTVPADVEAGRAAPGALTDAPQALVVVPTRELCTQVTNDLLTAGKVRNVRVLAIYGGRAYEPQVEALKKGVDVIVGTPGRLLDLAGQKKLDLSHIKSLVLDEADEMLDLGFLPDVEKIIKLLPAKRQTMLFSATMPGAVIGLARRYMTQPTHIRATAPDDEGMTVANIKQHIYRAHSMDKPEMIARILQADGRGLVMIFCRTKRTAADIAEQLQRRGFASGAVHGDLGQGAREQALRAFRNGKVDVLVCTDVAARGIDVEGVTHVINYQSPEDEKTYLHRVGRTGRAGAKGTAITFVDWDDIPRWQLINKALELDFNDPVETYSSSPHLFSDLGIPTGTKGTLPRSERTRAGLEAEVLEDLGETGGRNARGRGRTDRGDRSDRGDRSDRGDRSDRGDRGGRAEQAPAERERPARTPRRRRRTRNGAPLDTAPGAQSTPVTESTATSSAAPTEEIPAGDRTPRRRRRTRGGAVAEAAPATVASASTAETADVADVADVAAGTVATAEGPAVLDAPTTSDKPRRRRTRKPATVEAVTTEAAPTTEAVSAPAPVTEPVVADSPVAELTSEAAPAVETKPRRRTRKTAEPAVEAEPTQITAEPTEAKPRRTRKTAAATEAPAETAVDTTEAKPRRRTRKAAEPVTAEAPEAAVAAPKARRTRKTAAATETAVDTAEAPEAKPRRTRKTAATAVDATDTAEATTPKARRTRRTAAAAPEAPQAETEAEAKPRRTRKTAATAVDATDTAEATAPKARRTRRTAAAAPEAPQAETEAEAKPRRTRKTAAATETAAPDTGIPAQATEEPVVKPRRTRKTAASAAEAAGESAGTTPKPRRTRKATAAVEAPEA is encoded by the coding sequence ATGACGCTCCCCGTAGCCCTGACCGGCACGGACGTCATCGGCCAGGCCAAGACGGGCACCGGCAAGACGCTGGGCTTCGGTCTGCCGCTCCTGGAGCGCGTCACCGTCCCCGCCGACGTGGAGGCCGGACGCGCCGCCCCCGGCGCCCTCACCGACGCTCCCCAGGCCCTCGTCGTCGTCCCCACGCGCGAGCTGTGCACGCAGGTCACCAACGACCTGCTGACGGCCGGCAAGGTCCGCAACGTGCGCGTCCTGGCGATCTACGGCGGCCGGGCCTACGAGCCCCAGGTCGAGGCCCTCAAGAAGGGCGTCGACGTCATCGTCGGCACCCCCGGCCGGCTGCTGGACCTCGCGGGCCAGAAGAAGCTGGACCTGAGCCACATCAAGAGCCTGGTCCTCGACGAGGCCGACGAGATGCTCGACCTGGGCTTCCTGCCCGACGTCGAGAAGATCATCAAGCTGCTGCCGGCCAAGCGCCAGACCATGCTGTTCTCCGCGACCATGCCCGGCGCGGTCATCGGCCTCGCGCGCCGGTACATGACGCAGCCCACGCACATCCGCGCCACCGCGCCGGACGACGAGGGCATGACGGTCGCGAACATCAAGCAGCACATCTACCGCGCGCACTCCATGGACAAGCCGGAGATGATCGCCCGCATCCTCCAGGCCGACGGCCGCGGACTGGTGATGATCTTCTGCCGTACGAAGCGCACGGCCGCCGACATCGCCGAGCAGCTCCAGCGCCGCGGGTTCGCCTCCGGCGCGGTCCACGGCGACCTCGGCCAGGGCGCGCGGGAGCAGGCCCTGCGCGCCTTCCGCAACGGCAAGGTCGACGTCCTCGTCTGCACCGACGTCGCCGCGCGCGGCATCGACGTCGAGGGCGTGACCCACGTCATCAACTACCAGTCTCCCGAGGACGAGAAGACGTACCTGCACCGCGTCGGCCGCACCGGCCGCGCGGGCGCCAAGGGTACGGCGATCACGTTCGTCGACTGGGACGACATCCCGCGCTGGCAGCTCATCAACAAGGCGCTGGAGCTGGACTTCAACGACCCGGTCGAGACGTACTCCAGCTCCCCGCACCTGTTCTCCGACCTCGGTATCCCCACAGGCACGAAGGGCACCCTGCCGCGCTCGGAGCGGACCCGCGCCGGCCTGGAGGCGGAGGTCCTGGAGGACCTCGGCGAGACCGGCGGCAGGAACGCGCGCGGCCGAGGCCGCACCGACCGCGGAGACCGTTCCGACCGCGGAGACCGTTCCGACCGCGGAGACCGTTCCGACCGCGGAGACCGCGGCGGCCGTGCCGAGCAGGCCCCGGCCGAGCGCGAGCGTCCGGCCCGTACGCCGCGCCGTCGTCGCCGCACGCGCAACGGCGCACCGCTGGACACCGCCCCGGGCGCCCAGAGCACCCCGGTGACCGAGTCCACGGCCACGTCCTCGGCCGCGCCCACGGAGGAGATCCCGGCGGGGGACCGTACCCCGCGCCGCCGTCGCCGTACCCGCGGTGGAGCGGTCGCGGAGGCGGCGCCGGCCACCGTGGCTTCCGCGTCGACCGCCGAGACCGCAGACGTCGCCGATGTCGCCGATGTCGCCGCCGGGACGGTGGCCACGGCGGAGGGCCCCGCCGTCCTGGACGCCCCCACGACCTCGGACAAGCCGCGTCGCCGCCGCACCCGCAAGCCGGCGACGGTGGAAGCGGTGACGACCGAGGCGGCGCCGACGACCGAGGCCGTGAGCGCGCCCGCACCCGTGACCGAGCCCGTGGTCGCGGACAGCCCGGTGGCCGAGCTGACGTCCGAGGCCGCTCCGGCCGTGGAGACCAAGCCGCGCCGCCGCACCCGCAAGACGGCCGAGCCGGCCGTCGAGGCGGAGCCGACGCAGATCACCGCGGAGCCCACCGAGGCGAAGCCCCGGCGCACCCGCAAGACCGCGGCCGCCACCGAGGCGCCCGCCGAGACGGCCGTCGACACCACCGAGGCCAAGCCGCGCCGCCGTACCCGTAAGGCGGCGGAGCCGGTCACGGCGGAGGCCCCCGAGGCCGCGGTCGCTGCTCCCAAGGCCCGGCGCACCCGCAAGACCGCGGCTGCCACCGAGACGGCCGTCGACACCGCCGAAGCCCCCGAGGCCAAGCCGCGCCGCACCCGCAAGACCGCGGCCACTGCCGTCGACGCGACCGACACGGCCGAAGCCACCACCCCCAAGGCCCGGCGCACCCGCAGGACCGCCGCAGCCGCACCGGAGGCCCCCCAGGCCGAAACCGAGGCCGAGGCCAAGCCGCGCCGCACCCGCAAGACCGCAGCCACTGCCGTCGACGCGACCGACACGGCCGAAGCCACCGCCCCCAAGGCCCGGCGCACCCGCAGGACCGCCGCAGCCGCACCGGAGGCCCCCCAGGCCGAAACCGAGGCCGAGGCCAAGCCGCGCCGCACCCGCAAGACCGCGGCCGCCACCGAGACGGCCGCTCCGGATACGGGGATTCCGGCGCAGGCCACCGAGGAGCCGGTAGTCAAGCCGCGTCGGACCCGCAAGACCGCGGCGTCCGCCGCCGAGGCGGCCGGTGAGAGTGCCGGGACGACGCCCAAGCCGCGCCGGACCCGCAAGGCCACGGCGGCCGTGGAGGCCCCCGAGGCCTGA
- a CDS encoding alpha/beta fold hydrolase → MSRPPSFVPPRGARAYSLRTARGDFAVVDAPAAGGVEPRGVALLLPGFTGSKEDFNPLHVPLAERGYRTVAVDGRGQFESDGPETDESAYAQEELARDVLAQVEAVGGPVHLLGHSLGGQIARAAVLLDRTPFLSLTLMASGPAQISTAQQERVKLLRDALAVLGMPEVWQAMQGMEPPEETGTHALDGGLDDRDDLRRRWLGTKPAQLLATGRQLCTEPDRVAELAAVGLPFHVLSGSRDDTWPLPLLDDMAVRLGARRTVVEDAEHSPNTDRPLETARALAGFWDGAARARRRP, encoded by the coding sequence ATGAGCAGGCCTCCCTCCTTCGTCCCGCCTCGTGGGGCGCGCGCGTACTCGCTTCGTACGGCTCGTGGTGACTTCGCCGTGGTGGACGCTCCCGCGGCCGGTGGGGTGGAGCCCAGGGGCGTGGCGTTGCTGCTGCCGGGGTTCACCGGCAGCAAGGAGGACTTCAATCCGCTGCACGTGCCGCTCGCCGAGCGCGGGTACCGGACCGTCGCCGTGGACGGGCGGGGCCAGTTCGAGTCGGACGGCCCCGAGACGGACGAGTCCGCCTACGCGCAGGAGGAGTTGGCGCGGGACGTGCTGGCGCAGGTGGAGGCGGTCGGCGGCCCGGTGCATCTGCTGGGGCATTCTCTCGGCGGCCAGATCGCGCGCGCGGCCGTGCTGCTCGACCGCACGCCCTTCCTGTCGCTCACCCTGATGGCCTCCGGACCGGCACAGATCTCGACTGCCCAGCAGGAGCGCGTGAAGCTGCTGCGGGACGCGCTGGCCGTGCTGGGCATGCCGGAGGTGTGGCAGGCGATGCAGGGGATGGAGCCGCCGGAGGAGACCGGGACGCACGCGCTCGACGGCGGGCTGGACGACCGGGACGACCTGCGGCGCCGCTGGCTGGGCACCAAGCCGGCGCAGTTGCTCGCCACCGGCCGCCAGTTGTGCACGGAGCCGGACCGGGTCGCGGAACTCGCGGCCGTCGGGCTGCCGTTCCACGTCCTGTCGGGTTCCCGGGACGACACCTGGCCGCTGCCGTTGCTCGACGACATGGCGGTGCGGCTGGGGGCCCGGCGCACCGTCGTCGAGGACGCAGAGCACTCCCCCAACACCGACCGTCCGCTGGAGACGGCCCGCGCGCTCGCCGGTTTCTGGGACGGCGCCGCGAGGGCGCGCAGGCGGCCGTAG